A genomic window from Spiroplasma helicoides includes:
- a CDS encoding glycoside hydrolase family 31 protein: MIKSNLNKNMIKFQISEKEKIFTIDSSYHVATAISDCWKTDNSIWLETTLTSYQKAYIIVTEDVSGTINVRYTQKQWAENRYADNLYNKITKKDLDFSLDGDIYSISLKDKKTLKVNKKTMSFIILNDKDEVILENSLRKGYDFLEGYISPPIGFKQIENDVKKPFISFELKNDELIYGLGEKYKPLVKNGIETNVFNVDPSSTCNHNLAYGGIPFILSNKNYGILVNSGHKTTFEIGSPVSDSISIMVDEEHLDLFIFFGENVKDVVSNYTSLTGRITGVPDEAYGIWLNRLYYHNKKELFTEIENAEKHNYPLDVITLDPKWIKNRYTKTCNFDFNDEAFGPFKELLNEVHQHKIKMCFWINPYIQVDNSENAQYLLKNNLLVNSCKKEEKFAHPWSGIDKHIEGAGLVDFTNPSAYQWYKDKVKYLLENGVDFIKTDYGDGLPEEAIMYNGCKGNEFKQYYAYLYLKSTYEATQEYFGSDKGFVLSRPAFIGTQKFVGKWSGDAVQSFSELKLHLLAGLSLSLSGNVMWGTDIGGFQPSHKTEKDLYIRWTQLGMFTPFSRYHGIGPREPWYFGENELNISRKYAEIKKQLLPYYKVCENEAIEKGLPIMRPLIMEFQDDFIASKIDDQYMIGESIMVAPILTNNTYKRQVYFPKGEWVDFFDQNKKYEGNKSYWIETPLDKINVFVKQNSVLPIFKVGNYKFSDIENNEIEFKVYGKPKVEKACFKLNESENTYKLVNEKVEYKGLFKHFITKV; encoded by the coding sequence ATGATAAAAAGTAATTTAAATAAAAATATGATTAAGTTTCAAATTTCTGAAAAAGAAAAAATATTCACAATTGATAGTAGTTATCATGTCGCAACAGCAATAAGCGATTGTTGGAAAACAGATAATTCAATTTGATTAGAAACAACTTTAACAAGTTATCAAAAAGCTTATATTATTGTAACAGAAGACGTTTCAGGTACAATTAATGTTCGTTATACACAAAAACAATGAGCTGAAAATAGATATGCTGATAACTTATATAATAAAATCACAAAAAAAGATTTAGACTTTAGTTTAGACGGGGATATATACTCTATATCTTTAAAAGATAAAAAAACCTTAAAAGTAAATAAAAAAACAATGAGTTTTATTATCTTAAATGATAAAGATGAGGTTATTTTAGAAAACAGTTTAAGAAAAGGATATGATTTTCTAGAGGGATATATAAGCCCCCCTATTGGCTTTAAACAAATCGAAAATGATGTCAAAAAACCTTTTATATCATTTGAATTAAAAAATGATGAATTAATTTATGGTTTAGGTGAAAAATATAAACCCCTAGTAAAAAATGGAATTGAGACAAATGTTTTCAATGTCGACCCTTCTAGCACTTGCAACCACAATCTAGCATATGGAGGTATCCCATTTATTTTATCTAATAAAAATTATGGTATATTAGTAAATTCAGGGCATAAAACAACTTTTGAAATTGGTTCCCCTGTTTCAGACTCAATTTCTATAATGGTGGATGAAGAACATTTGGACTTATTTATATTTTTTGGAGAAAATGTCAAAGATGTTGTTTCTAACTATACTTCATTAACCGGAAGAATAACAGGAGTCCCAGATGAGGCTTATGGGATTTGATTGAATCGTTTATATTATCACAATAAAAAAGAGTTATTTACAGAAATAGAAAATGCAGAAAAACATAATTATCCGTTAGATGTAATAACTTTGGACCCTAAATGAATAAAAAACAGATACACCAAAACTTGTAACTTTGATTTTAATGATGAAGCTTTTGGACCGTTTAAAGAACTTTTAAACGAAGTGCATCAACATAAAATAAAAATGTGTTTTTGAATTAACCCATACATCCAAGTTGATAATTCTGAAAATGCTCAGTACTTATTAAAAAATAATTTACTAGTTAATTCTTGTAAAAAAGAGGAAAAATTTGCTCATCCTTGATCTGGTATTGATAAACATATTGAGGGTGCAGGTTTGGTTGACTTTACAAATCCCTCAGCTTATCAATGATACAAAGATAAAGTTAAATATCTATTAGAAAACGGTGTTGATTTTATAAAAACAGATTATGGTGATGGTTTACCGGAAGAAGCTATTATGTACAATGGTTGCAAAGGAAATGAATTTAAACAATATTATGCTTACCTATACTTAAAGTCAACTTATGAAGCAACACAGGAATATTTTGGTTCAGATAAAGGATTTGTACTATCTAGACCTGCATTTATAGGAACACAAAAATTTGTTGGTAAGTGATCTGGAGATGCTGTTCAATCATTTAGTGAACTAAAACTTCATTTATTAGCAGGTTTATCATTATCTCTAAGTGGTAATGTTATGTGAGGGACAGATATTGGTGGATTTCAACCATCGCACAAAACTGAAAAAGATTTATACATAAGATGAACTCAACTTGGTATGTTTACACCTTTTTCTAGATATCATGGAATTGGACCAAGAGAACCATGATATTTTGGAGAAAATGAATTAAACATTTCTAGAAAATATGCAGAAATTAAAAAACAGCTTTTGCCTTATTACAAGGTTTGTGAAAATGAAGCTATTGAAAAAGGTTTACCAATTATGAGACCGCTAATAATGGAGTTTCAAGATGACTTTATAGCATCAAAAATTGATGATCAATATATGATTGGTGAATCAATTATGGTAGCACCAATACTAACAAATAATACTTATAAAAGACAAGTTTACTTCCCTAAAGGTGAGTGAGTTGACTTCTTTGATCAAAATAAAAAATATGAAGGTAATAAATCATACTGAATTGAAACACCATTAGACAAAATAAATGTTTTTGTTAAACAAAACTCAGTTTTACCTATTTTTAAAGTTGGGAATTATAAATTTAGCGATATAGAAAATAACGAAATAGAGTTCAAAGTATATGGTAAACCAAAAGTGGAAAAAGCCTGTTTCAAATTAAATGAATCAGAAAACACATATAAATTAGTTAATGAAAAAGTTGAGTATAAAGGTTTATTCAAACACTTTATAACTAAAGTTTAG
- a CDS encoding glucose PTS transporter subunit IIA, with protein sequence MDKKVDIFSPCDGSVDEIINMKDGVFSEKMLGDGFYLKPSNNTFSSPLDEGWLENVFETKHAFHFKNSDGIIVLMHIGLDTVKLNGAGFNVIHNVKEKVNKETNIVEIDREFLTSKNVDLNTPLVFEIENDDYKINFVKKGNVKKGEKIAELILNISEKKKDILSSLNVKNKFEEAAEVIEKSVGSYLNVKKSFNCMTRFRLIVKDKSLIDEKEIKNLSLVKGINWSGEELQIIIGGDAYKVREAFQNFTNKLTKKISDKSVKKTSLKQKVLGFISGVIIPVLPIMITAGLLKALQAVLEQTKAIQKVSISMKPGDISKLITDYDLGSAIVFIIANIGLAFLGVAFVISTVNYFKGNIYIALFIGITLMNPYLTGGLSWELFKIGDVSIKVQSYATSIIPMVFAGILYIYLDKWIKMWMPATVDIIFRPLLAYLLTVLPVIFVMGPILGIIESGIYYAMTWIGNIPYGFGAAIFSFAWQFLVITGLHTAINGFINLGIANNQPSVLGLCFTLTVFAQMGAGLGMLLRTKNSNSKKAILAALPATWFGITEPILYGSTLPKFRPFLMGCIGAGIGGLFIGITPATSYTVSAGGIFAVLRVVEGGWLQVGLYVLSWFITIGASMLLTILFYKERNSETSETKKVNKLLVKIYANWKSINTKESRTILNDKLNKVKNLLNSENLKKIKELDKLMCAYQKVEVSIKTKKEKNDSRIDLLIKKARRCQEKNNLSKLKVINDKYIKLSEVQNLDLLNKLELLKKEKLELENQVNDIQENYIKVAQSLLSEIAKEINHPFIINLQMAYFNAIHSYDISYMLTEKQDVDTKYSNYKILSVNK encoded by the coding sequence ATGGATAAAAAAGTAGATATATTTTCACCTTGTGATGGATCTGTGGACGAAATTATAAATATGAAAGATGGAGTCTTTAGTGAAAAAATGCTTGGTGATGGTTTTTATTTAAAACCTAGTAACAATACTTTTAGCTCTCCTTTAGATGAAGGTTGATTAGAAAACGTTTTTGAAACTAAGCATGCTTTTCACTTTAAAAACTCTGATGGAATAATTGTTCTTATGCATATTGGGTTGGATACAGTTAAATTAAATGGAGCTGGCTTTAATGTCATTCATAATGTTAAGGAAAAAGTCAACAAAGAAACAAACATAGTAGAAATAGATAGAGAATTTTTAACTTCTAAAAATGTTGATTTAAATACCCCTCTTGTGTTTGAAATTGAAAATGATGATTATAAAATAAATTTTGTAAAAAAAGGTAATGTTAAAAAAGGAGAAAAAATAGCAGAGCTGATTCTAAATATTTCAGAAAAGAAAAAAGATATCTTATCTAGTCTAAATGTTAAAAATAAATTTGAAGAAGCTGCAGAAGTTATTGAAAAATCAGTAGGTTCTTACTTAAATGTTAAAAAGTCCTTCAACTGTATGACTAGATTTAGACTAATTGTCAAAGATAAGTCTTTAATTGATGAAAAAGAAATAAAAAATTTAAGCCTTGTAAAAGGAATCAATTGAAGTGGTGAAGAGTTACAAATAATTATTGGTGGAGATGCATACAAAGTTAGAGAAGCTTTTCAAAATTTTACTAATAAATTAACTAAAAAAATCTCTGACAAAAGTGTCAAAAAAACTAGTTTAAAACAAAAAGTTTTAGGTTTTATTTCAGGAGTTATAATTCCAGTACTACCCATCATGATTACCGCCGGGTTGCTTAAAGCACTTCAGGCTGTACTAGAACAAACAAAGGCTATACAAAAAGTGAGCATTAGTATGAAACCTGGAGACATATCCAAATTAATTACTGATTATGATTTAGGATCAGCAATAGTATTTATAATTGCAAATATAGGTCTTGCATTTTTAGGTGTAGCATTTGTGATATCAACCGTTAATTATTTTAAAGGTAATATTTACATTGCATTATTTATTGGAATAACACTTATGAATCCATATCTTACTGGTGGATTGAGTTGAGAATTATTTAAAATCGGAGATGTTAGCATAAAAGTTCAATCATATGCTACATCAATAATACCAATGGTGTTTGCAGGAATTTTATATATTTATTTAGATAAATGGATAAAAATGTGAATGCCTGCTACTGTTGATATAATTTTTAGACCACTACTTGCCTACTTACTAACTGTATTGCCAGTAATATTTGTAATGGGTCCAATTTTAGGAATTATAGAATCAGGTATTTATTATGCAATGACTTGAATAGGAAATATTCCTTATGGGTTTGGTGCAGCAATTTTCTCATTTGCTTGACAATTCTTAGTAATAACCGGATTACACACTGCAATAAATGGTTTTATAAATTTGGGTATTGCAAATAATCAACCCTCAGTACTTGGACTTTGTTTCACCCTAACTGTGTTTGCACAAATGGGTGCAGGATTAGGAATGCTACTTAGAACTAAAAATTCAAATTCTAAAAAAGCTATTTTAGCGGCATTACCTGCGACTTGGTTTGGAATAACTGAGCCTATATTATACGGTTCTACATTACCAAAATTTAGACCTTTCTTAATGGGATGTATTGGAGCTGGTATTGGTGGATTGTTTATTGGTATTACACCAGCAACAAGTTATACTGTTTCGGCCGGAGGTATCTTTGCGGTGCTAAGAGTTGTTGAAGGTGGATGACTACAAGTTGGATTATATGTATTGTCATGATTTATAACAATTGGTGCTTCAATGTTATTAACTATTTTATTTTATAAAGAAAGAAATAGTGAAACAAGTGAAACTAAAAAGGTTAATAAATTACTTGTTAAAATATATGCTAACTGGAAATCTATCAACACAAAAGAAAGTAGAACAATACTAAATGATAAATTAAATAAGGTTAAAAATTTATTAAATTCTGAAAACTTAAAAAAAATTAAAGAATTAGATAAATTGATGTGTGCATATCAAAAAGTTGAAGTTAGCATAAAAACTAAAAAAGAGAAAAATGATAGCAGAATCGATTTACTAATAAAAAAAGCTAGAAGATGTCAAGAAAAAAATAATTTGTCAAAATTAAAAGTTATAAATGATAAATATATAAAACTTTCTGAAGTTCAAAATCTAGATCTTTTAAATAAGTTAGAGTTATTAAAAAAAGAAAAACTTGAGTTAGAAAATCAAGTTAATGATATACAAGAAAATTATATAAAAGTAGCTCAAAGTTTATTGTCTGAAATTGCAAAAGAAATAAATCATCCATTTATAATAAACTTACAAATGGCATACTTCAATGCAATACACTCATACGACATAAGTTACATGTTAACAGAAAAACAAGATGTTGATACAAAATATTCAAATTACAAAATATTGAGTGTAAATAAATAA